One Mercenaria mercenaria strain notata chromosome 12, MADL_Memer_1, whole genome shotgun sequence DNA segment encodes these proteins:
- the LOC123534091 gene encoding uncharacterized protein LOC123534091, whose translation MANFTRTFIFLILFSAGVKVFGSPCSSENRSTNMAACLNAIKDSMFDTSLFWFGDSYTTRCPNGMASGMLCMNSKPEGTSLATRTFSNTSLAQSVDRFLELHYRSDGKNYTACGNHFLTNETWSMDIDPTSDVIVYPWYVRHFPENVDWDYSAGDLFTLMVYDVAYLVSHGIYVNIQGNNMSTAEVIKAYHGPLVSTDLHIPYIFMLFKQNGRVTVSQEWKDKVHTQNWGVMWTVEEFIGAVNIHDMVAINWIVATGDAWAAETMMSLRVTVTCPAYVTKALHEKPRPFIPQNASLSVWMDLEFMSEGGNFTVCCKDYTYEPRNFKLNPIGNPIFNTYEVRTGTPYKLSMMKMGIYAQATDFTGDMYTLITLDPDVPYPSFATEERPLLHGMVVNIMNGNISTGDVGLAYQGPAPPDNKPHYYYFLLYKQQAKLNVTNMMNYVGENCGNRCLYNINEAVAENNLELVGATWLRATTDEYVIYRNIQKGDNEDQQCQGQEGYTNPCPVRKEACSADNRRRDMQTCLDGIEQIFYDTNQFWFGEDYFKHCPNGLGSGPQCQNFNPAGTSIATRVFTSLDALSRISIDRFLTLHFESAGKDYTACGNEFKTTEVWRMDTNPTSDTIVYPWYVKNFPVEVSWDYNAGDYYTLMVYDVGYLVSHGVYTNIQGDDMTTAEDIKPYHGPLITHDLHNPYVFMLFKQNDRINVSEAWKNKINSQDWTVRWTVEAFANDYNLTGPVAINWIVATGDEWAAETMMSRRVLAMCPVFVTRAMHEKPRPFIPEDTSLTVWVNVEFMTEDHEYTVCCKNFDYRARNFSLNPIGNPVYKSWEVRTETKQSVSFMKLGSYTQAKNFTGDWYTMITLDPDVPSSIAGTEERPLLHGLITNIMDGNVSTGHVGRAYSGPTPPDYKPHYYYTLLYKQRSTLNATEMLNYADSSCSGGLIGRSVVSDTV comes from the exons ATGGCTAATTTCACACGGACATTTATTTTCCTTATCCTGTTTAGTGcag GTGTTAAGGTCTTTGGGTCCCCTTGTTCAAGTGAAAATCGTTCAACGAACATGGCCGCTTGTTTGAATGCAATAAAGGACTCGATGTTTGATACCAGCTTATTTTGGTTTGGGGACTCGTATACTACAAGATGTCCCAATGGAATGGCTAGTGGCATGCTATGTATGAACTCCAAGCCAGAAGGAACAAGTTTAGCTACACGCACGTTCTCAAACACGTCGCTTGCCCAGAGCGTGGACAGATTCTTGGAGCTGCACTACCGGTCTGACGGAA AGAATTACACAGCCTGTGGAAACCATTTTCTAACGAATGAAACATGGTCCATGGATATAGATCCTACTTCTGACGTCATTGTGTATCCGTGGTACGTGAGACACTTCCCAGAGAATGTTGATTGGGATTACTCTGCAGGAGATCTATTTACCTTAATGGTGTATGATGTAGCATACCTGGTATCGCATGGAATCTACGTTAATATTCAGGGAAACAATATGTCAACGGCTGAG GTAATAAAAGCATACCACGGACCTCTAGTATCTACAGACCTCCATATTCCATACATATTTATGTTATTCAAACAAAATGGGCGTGTCACTGTCTCCCAAGAATGGAAGGATAAGGTTCATACCCAAAACTGGGGAGTAATGTGGACCGTGGAAGAGTTCATTGGTGCTGTAAATATTCATG ATATGGTGGCCATTAACTGGATCGTAGCCACGGGAGACGCGTGGGCTGCAGAAACCATGATGAGCCTACGGGTAACAGTCACGTGCCCAGCATACGTCACAAAAG CTCTGCATGAAAAGCCAAGACCATTTATACCACAAAACGCTTCTCTGTCTGTGTGGATGGACTTAGAGTTCATGTCAGAAGGAGGCAACTTTACTGTATGCTGTAAAGATTACACTTATGA gCCCCGCAACTTCAAACTGAATCCTATTGGTAACCCTATATTTAATACGTACGAAGTTCGAACAGGGACACCATACAAGCTGTCAATGATGAAGATGGGCATATATGCTCAGGCAACTGACTTCACAG GAGACATGTACACTTTGATTACACTAGATCCTGATGTCCCATATCCATCGTTTGCTACGGAGGAAAGACCTCTCCTTCATGGCATGGTAGTTAATATCATGAATGGCAATATATCAACTG GTGATGTAGGACTTGCGTATCAAGGACCAGCTCCACCGGACAATAAACCACACTACTACTACTTCCTGTTGTACAAGCAACAAGCCAAGTTAAACGTGACAAACATGATGAACTATGTGGGCGAAAATTGTGGAAACAG GTGTTTGTACAATATAAATGAAGCAGTAGCGGAAAACAACCTTGAACTGGTGGGTGCAACCTGGCTGCGAGCAACCACAGACGAATATgttatttatagaaatattcaGAAAGGTGACAACGAGGATCAGCAGTGTCAAGGTCAGGAAGGATACACGAACCCGTGCCCAGTTCGAA AAGAAGCTTGTTCGGCTGATAATCGGCGCAGGGACATGCAGACATGTCTTGATGGCATTGAGCAAATTTTCTATGATACTAATCAGTTTTGGTTTGGTGAGGACTATTTCAAGCACTGTCCGAATGGACTGGGCAGTGGACCACAGTGCCAAAACTTCAACCCAGCAGGGACCAGCATAGCAACCAGAGTATTTACAAGTTTGGATGCTTTGAGCAGAATATCAATAGACAGATTTTTGACTTTGCATTTTGAGTCAGCTGGAA aGGACTATACAGCCTGTGGAAATGAATTCAAAACAACAGAGGTATGGAGGATGGACACGAACCCCACTTCTGACACAATTGTCTATCCCTGGTACGTGAAAAATTTCCCGGTCGAGGTTAGCTGGGATTATAATGCGGGAGATTATTACACGCTGATGGTGTATGACGTAGGATATCTGGTGTCACATGGCGTCTATACAAACATCCAGGGAGATGATATGACCACTGCAGAG GATATAAAACCCTATCATGGACCATTAATTACACATGATCTACATAACCCGTACGTATTCATGCTGTTCAAACAAAATGACCGTATAAACGTCTCCGAAGcttggaaaaacaaaataaatagtcAGGATTGGACCGTCAGATGGACCGTTGAAGCGTTTGCAAATGATTACAATCTAACAG GACCAGTGGCTATAAACTGGATCGTTGCTACGGGAGATGAATGGGCTGCTGAAACAATGATGTCACGACGGGTACTTGCAATGTGTCCTGTATTCGTTACACGAG CAATGCACGAGAAACCAAGACCTTTTATTCCTGAAGATACATCTTTAACAGTTTGGGTAAACGTCGAATTTATGACTGAGGACCATGAATATACAGTCTGTTGCAAAAATTTTGATTACAG AGCCCGTAACTTTAGTCTGAACCCGATTGGTAATCCAGTTTACAAATCATGGGAGGTCCGGACAGAAACCAAACAGTCAGTGTCATTTATGAAGCTCGGATCTTATACCCAGGCTAAAAACTTTACCG GTGATTGGTATACCATGATAACGTTGGATCCAGATGTTCCGTCCAGTATAGCTGGCACAGAAGAGCGCCCTCTCCTTCATGGACTGATTACAAATATCATGGACGGAAATGTAAGCACTG GTCATGTTGGCAGGGCATATTCAGGTCCAACACCTCCGGACTATAAGCCACATTACTATTACACCCTTTTATACAAACAAAGATCGACATTGAATGCGACAGAAATGTTAAACTACGCAGACAGTTCTTGTTCAGGTGGATTAATCGGAAGGTCAGTTGTTTCTGATACTGTTTAA